ATTCGGCGCATTCCTTGACTCAACAATGGATCGGTTCGCTGATGCGATAATCTATATCGGAATCATATTCGGAGGATACTGCGACTGGTTTGTAGGTGTTTTGGCAATACACTCTGCGATAACCGTCAGTTACGTTCGTGCAAGGGCGGAATCCCAAGGGGCAGAGTGCAACATCGGAATTGCCGAAAGGGCAGTCCGTATGATAATCCTGATGGTCGGAGCAATAATCGGTTACTTTGCAGGCGACATCTACTTTACATACGTTATTTACTTACTAGTAATCCTATCATACTTTACCGTTGGACAAAGAATCGTACATGTTTGGAGGCAATTGAAATGACTGAACTGGAAAGCCCGGAAAAGATAGCAAAGGACATTGCAAAACTGGAAAGGAACCTTAATCAGGTGGCTCACATTGAGTTTGTTGGAAAGGAAAAGGAAGTCTATGACAGGGCAATTGACTACTGGAACGATTCAAAATACTATCTTGAAAAAGAGGACATGAGGACTGCATTCGGATGTATAGAATACAGTCACGGCTTGCTTGATGCCTTAAGGATGATTCACGGAATCATCTAACTATTTTTTTTTGAATTTGAATTAACTTATTTTAAACATGTTAACTAAATTATCAAATCCTAATTAAATCTTCTTATTTTAAGTCCATTAAATTAATTTCATCAAATAGCTTAAATTCCTCATCAAAACTTGCAACATAATCTAAATTATAATATTCATATATTACAACTTCTGAACAGTCTATAAATCCTAATTTGAATTTGTTTTTATTGTATTTTTCAAAGATTGCAAAAACATTGTCACTGTACATGTTAATGTCTGATTCATTGATGATTGTGAAATTATCTTTCATATAGTTATATACTAGTCTAACTAATGCAATATCCTTTGTTTTTTGGCCAAGTATTGTTATTACTTCAGATACTATCCCATTTGAAATATAGCAATCATTATCTAAAATTTCCTTGTTTTCTATTGCTCTTTGATGTAGAGGGTCATTTTTTCTAAATATTGCAATGATAAACGATGAGTCCAATAAAATTTTCATTTGTATAAACTCCTTTTTAGTTCGACAGCATCTCTAGAATCATCATCTTCAATTATGCCTAAAACATCATCCAGACTTACTTTTTTTCTTGGTTTGATTACAATTTCATCATTTTCATTAATAGACCAATCAATGACTGTATCATCAATAGTTAAATCTGTTAGTTTATTACGCACAGCCTTAGGGATAGCTAACTGATAATTTTTATATAAAGTGGTTGTTGCAATTATATTATCCATAATATTCAGACTCCATTAACTTTATTCAATTAATATTATATTTTCAGATAATATAAAGTTATCTGAAAAATAATAAAGTCACTAATTAAAAGTTTTTAAATAACAACGTGAATGATGAAAAAATATTTTGGAGCAGCATATATACAATATCCGCTATTGACAACATAGATTATGAAAATCAATACAACCATCAGCTATCCAAACTACTTCTCCACCATTTAAATGAATATTGCCCCCATTAACTACATTAAACTTAAATATTTTTAAAAATAATATATTATCATGACTTTCATGAATAAAAGTGCCAATATAAAACAGTTTCAACTGATTAAATTCATTAATGAGAATTGCGATGACGACCATTTGATATCAAAGATTTCAATCGTGCTACGCCGGGACAAGATAGAGGCGCCTTATTACATGGACACCAAGATCAGACTGTCCACCTGCATTGACAGGCAAGAAAACGGACTTATTCATGCGATGAACCTGTTAAACCACAATAGGATGCACAACTTAACTGAAGACACATATAATGAAATCGAATCATTAATCCTTGATGCATTTGATGGTCAAGATGAGTCAGACCAGATGAAAATCTTTAGAGATGAAAAAAGGCTTAAGATAGTCCTAACATCCAAAAATGATGAGGAAATCAGAACTCTCTTTGAAAACTGTCATGAACTTTTTGACAAGATAGACAATCTTGTCGACTAAAATAAAAAAAGGATGATGGATATAAATTCCATCTACACATCAATTTTACTATTTATCAGGGAATCATCACCGGCAGATATTATCTCACCATCCAAAACTTCGATAACTCTGTCTGCAAGTTTGGCAACATCCATATCGTGAGTTACAATTATCAGTGTCACGTTCTTGTCTTCGTGCAAATCGATTAGTTGCTTAAGGATTTTGCTACTTGTCTTTGAATCCAGTGATCCTGTTGGTTCATCCGCCAATATAATTGATGGGTTGTTGGCAAGTGCACGGGCGATTGCCACCCTTTGACGTTCACCGCCGGACAGCTTGTTCGGCTTTATGTCCGCCTTGTCCCCGAGACCGACATCATCGAGCAGCTTCAATGCCCTTGATCTCATCTCCTTGGAGGACAGCTTTTGTGTGAACATCGGAATTTCAATGTTTTCCACAACGGAAATGTTTGGAATCAGGTTGTGCAGCTGGAAAATGAATCCTATGCTTTCTGCCCGAAACTCATTGAGCTTTTTGGATGAGTTCAGGTCCTGGCCTGCAACGTTGATGGATC
Above is a genomic segment from Methanobrevibacter thaueri containing:
- a CDS encoding PIN domain-containing protein, with the translated sequence MKILLDSSFIIAIFRKNDPLHQRAIENKEILDNDCYISNGIVSEVITILGQKTKDIALVRLVYNYMKDNFTIINESDINMYSDNVFAIFEKYNKNKFKLGFIDCSEVVIYEYYNLDYVASFDEEFKLFDEINLMDLK
- a CDS encoding ABC transporter ATP-binding protein → MNAVEIKDLYKSYEGGKIKALNGINLTIGDGEFVSIIGPSGSGKSTLLNMLGALDVPDSGSINVAGQDLNSSKKLNEFRAESIGFIFQLHNLIPNISVVENIEIPMFTQKLSSKEMRSRALKLLDDVGLGDKADIKPNKLSGGERQRVAIARALANNPSIILADEPTGSLDSKTSSKILKQLIDLHEDKNVTLIIVTHDMDVAKLADRVIEVLDGEIISAGDDSLINSKIDV
- the pgsA gene encoding archaetidylinositol phosphate synthase, with protein sequence MLQSLRPLLTKILNPLARNLNINPNIVTVISPFVAVLAAYGFANHNLILGCIAILFSGFLDVVDGAVARYHDRASPFGAFLDSTMDRFADAIIYIGIIFGGYCDWFVGVLAIHSAITVSYVRARAESQGAECNIGIAERAVRMIILMVGAIIGYFAGDIYFTYVIYLLVILSYFTVGQRIVHVWRQLK
- a CDS encoding DUF357 domain-containing protein — translated: MTELESPEKIAKDIAKLERNLNQVAHIEFVGKEKEVYDRAIDYWNDSKYYLEKEDMRTAFGCIEYSHGLLDALRMIHGII